One segment of Triticum aestivum cultivar Chinese Spring chromosome 2A, IWGSC CS RefSeq v2.1, whole genome shotgun sequence DNA contains the following:
- the LOC123185201 gene encoding uncharacterized protein produces the protein MSPPPHGSRPPTLPMPPRRTAGVAPEASRPSSLSFPSSSSLPLLIHFFRRNCHGHLKLARRRSSGFGRRLPDPLQHAVRLGNSMSADGCFVAVWPPTACSTSVTLVQLAGVRAVRRGPILLPCASTTGKASPVPLSTSMVSSVVRGTLVIWHDHPDERLWSLVLQTVVNHYSPYRFGHSVHQLQSEGEEWIMSVD, from the exons ATGTCTCCGCCGCCACACGGGTCTCGGCCGCCCACCCTCCCCATGCCGCCCCGCCGGACGGCCGGAGTAGCACCGGAGGCGagccgcccctcctctctctcctttccttcttcctcctccttaccCCTCCTCATACACTTCTTCCGCAGGAACTGCCATGGCCATCTCAAGCTCGCCCGTCGCCGCAGCTCTGGATTCGGCCGCCGTCTGCCAGATCCGCTCCAGCATGCAGTTCGCCTGGGTAACTCGATGAG TGCGGATGGGTGCTTTGTTGCAGTATGGCCCCCGACGGCGTGCAGTACGTCAGTCACGTTGGTGCAGCTCGCTGGCGTGCGTGCAGTCCGTCGAGGTCCCATCCTCCTTCCCTGCGCGAGCACTACCGGCAAGGCATCACCAGTGCCCCTGTCCACTTCCATGGTGAGCTCTGTCGTGCGTGGGACTCTGGTGATCTGGCACGACCACCCCGACGAGCGGCTTTGGTCACTTGTTCTCCAGACAGTAGTCAACCATTATTCTCCGTACCGCTTTGGTCACTCAGTGCATCAGCTCCAGTCAGAAGGCGAGGAGTGGATTATGAGTGTCGACTGA